One region of bacterium genomic DNA includes:
- a CDS encoding glycosyltransferase family 2 protein, with translation MSDIIWIVLFWVCAGLMVYTYFGYPLTLRLLKKRYSRPPLMDENDWPRVAVMIPAYNEETVINEKVLNCLAQDYPAEKLQVLVGSDGSTDKTDELVGSIDDPRVKLLRLGGRNGKPLVLNKLYEHATDAEVVVISDANIQWDKQALRMACRHFADPQVGVVSAGRYAISDSRDELALEEQHYTAHENNLKTLESHVGGMSGGLGMLLAIRRSLFRPFPPGSANDDTTPMIWATLAGYRSVWEMESKAYERSGQSFLEEFRRRIRIGVGNYQTLFRYISVLNPRYGLASYTFFSHKVVRWLFPFLMIVALVSNFLLLELPFYKAMLVFQLSVYTVGLLGGILAAFNVRLPPVTSLFHFLAMNAALLWGFFRYLKQGNRKFVWEPTARSN, from the coding sequence GTGAGCGACATTATTTGGATAGTTCTGTTCTGGGTATGCGCAGGGCTGATGGTGTATACTTACTTTGGCTATCCACTTACGCTAAGGTTGTTGAAGAAGCGCTACTCAAGGCCTCCGCTGATGGATGAGAACGATTGGCCCAGGGTTGCAGTGATGATTCCCGCTTACAATGAAGAGACGGTAATCAATGAAAAAGTACTGAACTGTCTTGCACAAGACTACCCGGCAGAAAAACTTCAAGTACTTGTTGGTTCCGATGGAAGCACGGATAAGACGGACGAGCTTGTTGGATCAATTGACGACCCTCGCGTGAAACTCTTGCGACTCGGTGGTCGCAATGGCAAGCCTCTGGTGCTTAACAAGCTTTACGAGCATGCAACAGACGCGGAAGTTGTCGTAATAAGTGATGCAAACATTCAATGGGATAAACAGGCTCTGAGGATGGCATGCAGGCATTTCGCGGACCCGCAAGTGGGTGTCGTCTCTGCCGGTCGTTATGCGATTTCGGACAGTCGCGATGAATTGGCTCTCGAAGAGCAGCACTACACTGCACATGAGAATAACTTGAAGACATTGGAGAGTCATGTCGGGGGAATGAGTGGCGGGCTTGGGATGTTGCTGGCGATTCGCCGATCCTTGTTTCGTCCCTTCCCGCCCGGGTCAGCCAATGACGACACTACACCCATGATATGGGCAACGCTGGCGGGCTATCGATCTGTTTGGGAGATGGAATCCAAAGCCTATGAACGTTCAGGCCAATCATTTCTTGAAGAGTTCCGTCGCCGCATACGGATCGGAGTTGGTAACTACCAGACCCTTTTCCGCTACATCAGTGTTTTGAATCCGCGGTACGGACTTGCTTCATATACCTTCTTCTCTCACAAGGTTGTCCGATGGCTCTTTCCTTTCTTAATGATTGTTGCACTTGTTTCCAATTTCCTATTGCTGGAACTGCCCTTTTATAAGGCGATGCTGGTGTTTCAACTTTCCGTATACACCGTTGGCCTGCTCGGAGGTATACTTGCGGCGTTCAATGTGCGGCTGCCGCCTGTAACCTCGCTTTTTCACTTCCTGGCGATGAATGCAGCGTTACTATGGGGATTCTTTCGTTACCTTAAGCAGGGCAATCGCAAGTTTGTCTGGGAACCAACTGCCCGCAGCAACTAA
- a CDS encoding dCMP deaminase family protein, translating to MTKKIDRISWDEYFYNLVHLVSMRSACLRRAVGAMIVRNHQILASGYNGPPAGHPHPEELGGCEREIEGIKSGERLELCICLHAEQNALLQCARNGVSVEGAEIYVTVFPCPICARMIANSGIKKVKVFGSYPGEDRSRKVLENVGIKVELLDVTGFRTPLAGPEGWETELEKFKK from the coding sequence ATGACCAAGAAAATCGACCGCATCTCCTGGGACGAGTATTTCTACAATCTCGTTCATCTCGTATCCATGCGGTCGGCATGTTTGCGCCGCGCAGTCGGGGCGATGATTGTCCGCAATCATCAAATTCTTGCGTCCGGGTACAACGGCCCGCCCGCCGGCCATCCCCATCCGGAAGAATTGGGCGGCTGCGAGCGTGAAATCGAAGGCATAAAGTCAGGTGAACGGCTTGAACTCTGCATCTGCTTGCATGCCGAACAGAATGCACTCTTGCAATGTGCCCGCAACGGAGTCTCCGTCGAAGGCGCGGAAATATACGTAACTGTCTTTCCCTGCCCGATTTGTGCGCGAATGATTGCGAATTCGGGCATTAAGAAGGTCAAGGTTTTCGGAAGCTACCCCGGCGAAGACAGAAGCCGAAAGGTGCTCGAGAATGTTGGCATCAAAGTTGAATTGCTGGATGTCACCGGTTTCCGGACCCCGCTTGCCGGACCGGAAGGCTGGGAGACCGAGTTGGAGAAGTTTAAGAAGTAA